A single genomic interval of Lacrimispora sphenoides JCM 1415 harbors:
- a CDS encoding flagellar biosynthetic protein FliO produces the protein MISLFSALLLTVVILYLSYVFTRSLGKGVGLKRGGTCMQMLDRLPLGQDKAVAIVRVGNHYYLIGIASSQITLLSELSEEDIPEGGSAQTQFTGAEGYESFKKLLKKYTDRHRDDV, from the coding sequence GTGATTAGTCTGTTTTCTGCGCTGCTCCTTACCGTTGTAATTCTGTATTTGAGTTATGTATTTACCAGAAGCCTTGGAAAAGGAGTCGGGCTAAAGCGGGGAGGAACCTGTATGCAGATGTTGGACAGGCTTCCCCTGGGGCAGGATAAAGCAGTAGCGATCGTACGTGTAGGGAATCACTATTATCTTATCGGCATAGCTTCTTCTCAGATAACCCTTCTTTCTGAACTTTCGGAGGAAGACATACCGGAGGGTGGGTCTGCCCAGACCCAATTTACAGGTGCAGAAGGGTATGAAAGCTTTAAAAAGTTATTAAAAAAATATACAGACAGACACAGGGATGATGTGTAA
- the fliP gene encoding flagellar type III secretion system pore protein FliP (The bacterial flagellar biogenesis protein FliP forms a type III secretion system (T3SS)-type pore required for flagellar assembly.) produces MNTDALININGGRVPTLELFLILTIISLLPSILVMMTSFTRIIIVLSFTRNALGVQQSPPNMVLVGIALFLTLFIMDPVLKDVNTNAYQPYVREEINQQEALNRATVPMKRFMLKQTKTDTLNVFIDLSKTDKPENIEELPMTVVIPSFMTSELERAFTAGFMIYLPFLLVDIIVSSTLMSMGMVMLPPAMISLPFKLLLFVTVNGWELLFSNLVNSFHY; encoded by the coding sequence ATGAATACAGATGCCTTGATTAATATTAATGGCGGCCGGGTGCCGACTCTGGAGCTTTTCCTCATTTTGACCATCATTTCCCTGCTGCCATCGATCCTGGTGATGATGACTTCCTTTACAAGGATTATCATTGTCTTATCTTTTACCAGAAATGCCTTGGGAGTTCAGCAGAGTCCTCCCAATATGGTGCTGGTCGGAATTGCATTATTTCTGACACTGTTTATTATGGACCCGGTGTTAAAGGATGTGAACACCAATGCTTACCAACCTTACGTCAGGGAAGAGATAAACCAGCAGGAGGCACTTAACCGGGCGACGGTTCCCATGAAACGGTTTATGCTCAAACAGACGAAGACGGACACTTTGAATGTGTTTATAGATTTGTCCAAGACCGATAAGCCGGAAAACATTGAGGAACTTCCTATGACAGTAGTGATTCCATCTTTTATGACCTCAGAGCTGGAGCGGGCCTTTACGGCGGGATTTATGATTTATCTGCCGTTTTTACTGGTTGATATCATTGTGTCCAGCACTTTGATGTCCATGGGTATGGTCATGCTGCCGCCGGCGATGATTTCCCTTCCATTTAAATTATTGTTGTTTGTA
- the fliN gene encoding flagellar motor switch protein FliN, whose amino-acid sequence MDSKNFSAFEIDAIGEILNISLGASATAVSTMLNARVDITTPVVKVLSKEEFEISNLEPAVGVEITYIAGLSGSNIMLLKRHDVKVIVDMLMGMETPEEEFELNELNISAICEVMNQMMGASATALSEFLGKVVNISTPSSFEIGDVDDFKEKYYDNDEYMVVVGFTLKIADQLESEFINVMSPDLAKELVRGFLPQEMLEPIPEPVQITKPEQIPEPVQIPEPVIETKTELREPASGGILSQEEIEKLLSGSFGGEEPINAEQPADRETAGGSQEIPQMTGDNQMAVQQMMDQIQTQQQMMSQMQQMISQLQSEQQNMRKTGSPEPKTINVKPIPQNSLKDGDVRFEEQEENRELIMGVPLEVSVEIGRTRKLVKEILEFTKGSLVILDKLAGEQVDLYVNGRCIAKGDVVVVDDNFGIRITEITKKNGE is encoded by the coding sequence ATGGATTCAAAGAATTTTAGCGCATTTGAAATTGATGCCATAGGTGAAATACTGAATATAAGCCTTGGTGCCTCGGCCACTGCAGTATCTACCATGCTCAATGCCAGAGTTGACATTACCACACCGGTGGTAAAGGTTTTGTCAAAGGAAGAATTTGAAATTTCTAACCTGGAGCCGGCAGTAGGGGTGGAGATTACATATATTGCAGGACTTAGCGGAAGCAACATTATGCTTTTGAAGAGGCATGATGTAAAAGTGATTGTAGATATGCTCATGGGCATGGAAACACCAGAGGAAGAGTTTGAATTAAATGAACTGAACATCAGCGCCATCTGTGAAGTTATGAATCAGATGATGGGGGCTTCTGCAACGGCACTTTCCGAGTTTTTAGGCAAGGTAGTTAATATATCGACACCCAGTTCTTTTGAGATCGGAGATGTGGATGATTTCAAGGAAAAGTATTATGACAATGATGAATACATGGTGGTTGTCGGTTTTACTTTAAAAATTGCGGACCAGTTGGAAAGTGAATTTATTAACGTAATGTCTCCTGATCTTGCAAAAGAACTGGTTAGAGGATTTTTACCTCAGGAAATGCTGGAACCTATTCCGGAACCAGTACAAATTACGAAACCAGAGCAAATTCCGGAGCCAGTACAAATTCCGGAACCAGTCATAGAGACGAAAACGGAATTAAGGGAACCGGCTTCAGGCGGAATCTTATCTCAGGAAGAGATTGAAAAGTTGTTGTCAGGCAGCTTTGGAGGCGAAGAGCCAATAAATGCTGAACAGCCTGCTGACAGAGAGACGGCTGGGGGAAGTCAGGAAATACCGCAGATGACAGGAGATAACCAGATGGCAGTACAGCAGATGATGGATCAAATACAGACGCAGCAGCAGATGATGAGTCAAATGCAGCAGATGATATCACAACTGCAAAGCGAACAGCAAAATATGAGAAAAACAGGGTCTCCGGAACCTAAGACCATAAATGTGAAACCTATTCCTCAAAATAGTTTAAAAGACGGAGACGTTCGGTTTGAGGAGCAGGAGGAAAACCGGGAACTGATTATGGGAGTGCCCCTTGAGGTGTCTGTTGAAATTGGCAGAACCAGAAAGCTGGTAAAGGAGATTCTTGAATTTACCAAAGGGTCCCTTGTTATCCTTGACAAGCTGGCAGGTGAACAAGTTGATTTATATGTAAATGGCCGCTGCATTGCGAAAGGCGATGTTGTGGTTGTAGATGATAACTTTGGCATCCGTATTACAGAGATTACTAAAAAGAATGGAGAATAG
- the flgC gene encoding flagellar basal body rod protein FlgC produces the protein MSFLSSMNISASAMTAQRLRLDIASENIANIDTTRTEAGGPYQRKMVVLESRNENNFRRIMMNAAGISRQQSTGGVRVSQIVQDTSPYKSVYNPDHPDADENGYVQMPNVDLLKETVDSMSAYRSYEANITAFNAIKMMASKALEIGK, from the coding sequence ATGTCATTTTTAAGTTCCATGAATATTAGTGCGTCGGCAATGACCGCCCAGCGGCTTCGACTGGATATTGCATCGGAGAACATTGCTAATATTGATACAACGAGGACGGAAGCAGGCGGGCCATACCAGAGAAAAATGGTAGTACTTGAATCCAGGAATGAAAATAACTTCCGAAGAATTATGATGAATGCAGCCGGCATAAGCAGGCAGCAGAGCACAGGCGGCGTCAGGGTTTCACAGATCGTGCAAGACACCAGTCCCTATAAGTCCGTTTACAATCCGGATCATCCGGATGCGGATGAAAACGGCTATGTGCAGATGCCAAATGTGGATTTGCTAAAAGAAACAGTAGACAGTATGTCTGCATACCGGTCCTATGAGGCCAACATAACAGCATTTAATGCCATAAAGATGATGGCCTCCAAGGCATTGGAAATTGGAAAGTAA